GACCACTAGACGTCTACATGAAAGAGGTAGAGGAATACTATATTTCGAAGGCATTAGACTTTCATCAAGGTAATATTTCCAAAACGGCTGCTGCGTTGGGGATACGTCGACAAAGCTTACAATACCGTGTGAAAAACTATAAGCTCAATAAGAAAAGCGAAAACATTGATTAACGATGTTTTCGCTTTTTTGATAGGTATAGAAGTATCAATCTGACTGGTGGGCTCCTCAAAGTGGGATAAAACTACCAGATTGATGGATAGCTTGCTTGAATTAGTGTTATTTTCGTTTTTTAGAAAGGCGTCCGAGTGCAAATGCTGCTGCTCCAATGCCGATAGCCAAGTTTGTATTTTTATTAAACACTTGTTTTGTAACAAGCGCTACATTCTGAGGGCGTTCTGCTAAACGGCGCATAAAGTATCCATACCAATCGTTACCAAATGGTAGATATGTACAGAAATTATAGCCTTCGCGTGCAAGGTCTAGTTGCATTTCTTTACGGAAGCCGTAGAGCATTTGGAATTCAAACTTGTCGTTTGGAATATTATGTTGTTTAACAAATTGTTTCACATGATTAATTACATTATGATCATGTGTAGCGATAGATGTAAACTTACCATGCAATAAATGATATTCAATTAGCTTTAGGTAGTTACGATCAATATCACCTTTTGATTGATAAGCTACATTTTCAGGTTCTTTGTAGGCACCTTTTACAATACGTAAACGGAAGTTTTTATATTTTTCAATATTTTCCTCTGACTCAAAGAAGTAAGCTTGAATAACTGTACCTACGTTATCAAATTCCTTATGTAACTCCTCAAGCAATTCAAATGAGCTGTGTAAACGCTCGTAGTTTTCCATATCGAAATTCACGAAAATATTATATTGATAGGCAAGTTCCACGATTTCTTTTAAGTTTTCGTAGCAAAATGCATAATCAATATCTAAACCTAATTGTGAAGGCTTGAGTGAAATATGTGCGTCCAGCTGTTCATCATGGATAGCCTGAACTACAGCTAAAATATTATTTTTTGCAGCCGTTGCCTCTGACTTTTCGTATACGAATTCGCCAAGATTATCAACTGTACAAGAAATATTAGCTTTATTTAATTCTTTGATAGATTGCACTACTTCAGAAAGGCTTGTGCCAGCAACAACGCTTTGGGCCCCCATTTTTAGTCCATATTTTTGCGCAGCGCTATTTAATAATTTGTTCTCTGATAAGTAAATAAAAAAGTCACGTAATACCATAAAGTAACCTCCAAAGTTGAAAAATTTTAAATTCTTGGCGATTATAACACTTTTTTTAAAAAGTAAAACTATTAGATTTTTTGTGAAAAATTATTTTATGGGTAGTGAGATGTTGTGCGTACTGACTTTTTTTAGATATGCAAAAGGAAAAAATATTTTTTTCAGAAAAAAAGGGCTTTTCAAAAGGAATTTTTTCTTTTATTTTGGATTATAACTATGCTTTTTTTAAGAGGCATTAGATGAGAAGGAGATTATAAATGTTTTGTATTATATTGAAATAATATTTGGTTGCAAAAAAAAACGATGAAACGACCTTAATGTTTCACCGATTAGTAAAATTATATTATTCATTCCAGCCTTTGCAAACATCTATCCATTCTTGATAAGGAGTGTAGGCTTCTAATTCAGAAATCGTAAGCTCAATGGCAGAATTACTACTACCACATGCAGGGAATACTGTTGTAAAACGTTTAAGAGATTCATCTAAATAAACAGCGACACCATCATTCACACCAAAAGGACAAACACCTCCTACTTCATGTCCAATTTTTTCAAGAACCTCATCTTTTGCTAGCATTTTTGCCTTTGTTCCAAAGATAGTTTTGAATTTAGCGTTGTCAATTTTTGCATCCCCAGCGGCAACGATTAATACCGCTCCATCGTTCACTAGAAACGATAAAGACTTGGCAATACGTTCAGGCTCACAACCAAGTGCCTGTGCCGCCAATTCCACAGTAGCAGAGCTTTCTTCTAGCTCCAGTATTTTGTGTTCCACATTCCATTGTGCTAAATGCTTTTTTACCTTTTCAATAGCCATATGTACTTACCTCCTTGATGTATTTAAGTTTTATTTTAACATAATTTTCAGAATAAATAGTTGTCTATCTATCGCAAATAACCTATTATAAATATATATAGTGTAAAATTACACTTTTGGAGGTGGGAAAATGCTTTTGAAA
This genomic stretch from Lysinibacillus pakistanensis harbors:
- a CDS encoding proline dehydrogenase family protein gives rise to the protein MVLRDFFIYLSENKLLNSAAQKYGLKMGAQSVVAGTSLSEVVQSIKELNKANISCTVDNLGEFVYEKSEATAAKNNILAVVQAIHDEQLDAHISLKPSQLGLDIDYAFCYENLKEIVELAYQYNIFVNFDMENYERLHSSFELLEELHKEFDNVGTVIQAYFFESEENIEKYKNFRLRIVKGAYKEPENVAYQSKGDIDRNYLKLIEYHLLHGKFTSIATHDHNVINHVKQFVKQHNIPNDKFEFQMLYGFRKEMQLDLAREGYNFCTYLPFGNDWYGYFMRRLAERPQNVALVTKQVFNKNTNLAIGIGAAAFALGRLSKKRK
- a CDS encoding YbaK/EbsC family protein; the protein is MAIEKVKKHLAQWNVEHKILELEESSATVELAAQALGCEPERIAKSLSFLVNDGAVLIVAAGDAKIDNAKFKTIFGTKAKMLAKDEVLEKIGHEVGGVCPFGVNDGVAVYLDESLKRFTTVFPACGSSNSAIELTISELEAYTPYQEWIDVCKGWNE